From Calderihabitans maritimus, one genomic window encodes:
- a CDS encoding XTP/dITP diphosphatase yields the protein MPEARPNRTSIVIASKNEGKLREFKELMSDLPVEILSLKDFSHLPPIEESGQTFEENALIKARAVAQKTGLIAMADDSGLEVDYLRGEPGVRSARFAGEPADDARNIEKLLSLLEGVPLSDRTARFRCVIAIVTARGTEYVTEGVCEGLIALSPEGDKGFGYDPVFYLPQYGKTMAQLDLKTKNLISHRAKAFRQAAEIICKLL from the coding sequence ATGCCAGAAGCCAGACCCAACCGGACAAGTATAGTTATTGCCAGCAAAAATGAAGGAAAGCTGCGCGAATTTAAGGAGCTCATGAGTGACTTGCCGGTGGAAATTTTATCATTAAAAGATTTTTCTCACCTACCGCCCATTGAAGAAAGCGGCCAAACTTTTGAGGAGAATGCTCTTATTAAAGCGAGAGCAGTGGCCCAAAAGACTGGGCTAATAGCTATGGCTGATGATTCTGGTCTGGAGGTAGATTATCTGCGGGGCGAACCGGGCGTTCGTTCCGCTCGCTTTGCCGGTGAACCGGCAGATGACGCCCGGAATATTGAAAAACTTCTTTCTCTTCTGGAGGGAGTGCCGCTTAGCGACAGGACCGCTCGTTTTCGTTGCGTAATTGCCATCGTAACTGCCCGGGGCACTGAGTATGTTACCGAGGGTGTATGTGAAGGTTTAATTGCATTAAGCCCGGAGGGCGATAAAGGATTTGGATATGATCCCGTATTTTATCTTCCTCAATATGGTAAGACCATGGCTCAGTTAGATTTAAAAACTAAAAACCTGATTAGTCACCGCGCCAAAGCCTTTCGTCAGGCTGCAGAAATTATTTGTAAACTTTTGTAG
- a CDS encoding 2-hydroxyacyl-CoA dehydratase family protein: MRKIGITTTVPVEVIYAAGCIPVDINNIFITGEHPQQKVEAAEIAGYPRNVCGWIKGLYTTILEEKDIREVIAVTQGDCTNTHALMETLELQGVKTIPFAFPFDRDKDLLRLQIEKLMAYFEVDWEQVLIVKKRLDAIRKKVWEIDRLTWEENRVSGFDNHLFQVNCSDFKGEPESFDREISQFLERACHAPELKQDVRLGFIGVPPIISGLYHYLESIGARVVFNEIQRQFTMPFETDDLVEQYRLYTYPYHVLNRIEDIKREIKRRNLDGLIHYTQSFCFRQIEDLIFRQELDVPILTLEGDKPAQLDARSKMRIDAFVEMLRWNK; this comes from the coding sequence ATGCGTAAAATAGGAATTACTACTACCGTACCGGTAGAGGTTATCTATGCAGCTGGGTGTATTCCCGTTGATATCAACAACATTTTCATTACCGGGGAACATCCTCAACAGAAGGTGGAAGCGGCAGAAATAGCCGGATATCCGCGAAATGTTTGTGGCTGGATTAAAGGTCTGTATACCACTATACTGGAAGAAAAAGATATTCGGGAAGTTATTGCCGTTACTCAGGGAGACTGTACCAATACCCATGCTCTAATGGAAACGCTGGAACTCCAGGGTGTAAAGACTATACCTTTTGCCTTCCCTTTTGACCGGGATAAGGACCTGTTGCGGCTTCAGATTGAAAAGCTGATGGCATATTTTGAAGTTGACTGGGAGCAGGTTTTAATTGTTAAGAAGAGGTTGGACGCAATCAGAAAAAAAGTATGGGAGATTGACCGCCTTACTTGGGAAGAAAACCGTGTCTCCGGCTTCGACAACCACCTATTCCAAGTTAACTGCAGTGACTTTAAGGGTGAACCGGAAAGTTTTGACCGGGAAATCAGCCAGTTTTTAGAAAGGGCTTGCCACGCCCCCGAGCTGAAACAAGACGTTCGTCTGGGATTTATCGGAGTACCTCCCATAATTTCCGGATTGTACCATTACCTGGAGAGTATCGGTGCCCGGGTAGTTTTCAACGAAATCCAACGGCAATTTACCATGCCTTTTGAAACCGATGATCTGGTGGAACAGTACCGGCTTTATACTTACCCCTACCATGTGCTCAATCGTATAGAAGATATCAAGCGGGAGATCAAGCGGCGTAACCTGGACGGTCTCATTCATTATACCCAAAGTTTTTGTTTCCGGCAGATTGAAGACTTAATTTTCCGGCAGGAGTTAGATGTGCCTATCTTGACGCTGGAGGGCGACAAACCGGCCCAGCTTGATGCGCGAAGCAAGATGCGAATTGATGCTTTTGTAGAAATGTTGAGGTGGAACAAATGA
- the rph gene encoding ribonuclease PH produces MERLDGRKPDELRPVKITRNYIKYPEGSVFIETGDTKVICNASIEDKVPGWLKGQGMGWVTAEYSLLPRATGVRTVREATKGRIGGRTHEIQRLIGRSLRSVVDLAALGERTIWLDCDVIQADGGTRTAAITGSFVALVDALNKLVEDGVIEQLPLLDFVAAVSAGKVEDKILLDLCYEEDAKAQVDMNVVMTGGGKFVEIQGTAEAYPFAREELNQLLEFAQKGIAQLIEVQRQALGELADKIGRVTKCQKPDPTGQV; encoded by the coding sequence GTGGAAAGGTTAGATGGAAGAAAGCCGGATGAGTTGCGCCCGGTCAAAATAACAAGAAATTATATTAAATACCCGGAGGGGTCTGTTTTTATTGAAACGGGTGACACCAAAGTTATCTGTAACGCATCCATAGAAGACAAGGTTCCGGGATGGTTGAAGGGACAGGGGATGGGCTGGGTAACGGCAGAATATTCCCTGCTGCCCCGGGCTACCGGAGTAAGAACGGTACGGGAGGCGACGAAAGGCAGGATTGGTGGACGTACTCATGAGATCCAGCGGTTAATAGGAAGGTCTTTACGTTCGGTGGTGGACCTTGCCGCCCTGGGGGAGAGAACTATCTGGCTGGATTGCGATGTTATTCAGGCGGATGGCGGTACTCGTACGGCGGCTATAACGGGAAGCTTTGTAGCCTTAGTGGATGCGCTTAACAAGCTGGTGGAAGACGGGGTAATTGAACAGCTTCCTTTACTCGATTTTGTAGCGGCAGTCAGTGCCGGCAAGGTAGAAGATAAAATACTTTTGGATCTTTGTTATGAAGAAGATGCTAAAGCACAAGTAGATATGAATGTGGTGATGACCGGAGGAGGCAAGTTTGTAGAAATTCAGGGAACAGCGGAGGCGTATCCCTTTGCTCGGGAAGAATTAAACCAATTGTTGGAATTTGCCCAGAAAGGTATCGCGCAGCTTATTGAAGTTCAGCGTCAAGCTTTAGGAGAATTGGCAGATAAAATAGGACGGGTGACCAAATGCCAGAAGCCAGACCCAACCGGACAAGTATAG
- a CDS encoding acyl-CoA dehydratase activase → MICGLDLGSRNVKIALMEGNELKGTYIYDTMQFYRAYARKQEGKLVVDFKRLGLPPAEKVVSTGYGRLTVEVAGAAVIPEIKAHVLGAVYQTGRKDFTLIDLGGQDSKVIQVKNGKVADFMTNDKCAASSGRYLENMAAVLGIDLEELSKHYERPVELNSTCAVFGETELIGKIVEGYSIPSLAAGVNYTIFKRILPMVKKMGNKVIVFTGGVAYNEALKNIMEKELNVEVLVPALPQFNGALGCCIYGGES, encoded by the coding sequence ATGATCTGTGGTCTTGATTTAGGAAGCCGCAACGTGAAAATTGCCCTCATGGAAGGTAACGAGTTAAAAGGTACTTATATTTATGATACCATGCAATTTTATCGCGCTTATGCTCGTAAACAGGAAGGGAAACTGGTGGTTGATTTTAAACGCCTAGGTCTTCCTCCTGCGGAGAAGGTTGTGTCTACCGGTTACGGGCGTCTGACGGTAGAGGTGGCGGGAGCTGCGGTTATACCGGAAATTAAGGCTCATGTCTTGGGAGCAGTTTACCAAACAGGAAGGAAAGATTTTACTCTAATTGATCTTGGTGGGCAAGACAGCAAGGTAATTCAAGTGAAAAACGGGAAGGTAGCTGACTTTATGACGAATGACAAATGTGCGGCCAGTTCCGGGCGTTATCTGGAAAACATGGCCGCCGTGTTAGGTATCGACTTAGAGGAACTTAGCAAACATTATGAGAGACCGGTGGAACTTAATTCTACCTGTGCGGTTTTTGGGGAAACGGAACTGATCGGTAAAATAGTGGAGGGATATTCCATTCCATCTTTAGCTGCCGGGGTTAATTATACTATTTTTAAAAGGATTCTTCCTATGGTCAAAAAAATGGGTAACAAAGTAATTGTTTTTACCGGTGGGGTTGCATATAACGAAGCTCTAAAAAACATAATGGAAAAAGAACTCAATGTTGAAGTTTTGGTGCCCGCTCTGCCCCAGTTCAACGGAGCCCTGGGCTGCTGTATCTACGGGGGTGAAAGCTGA
- a CDS encoding MBL fold metallo-hydrolase, whose protein sequence is MELRVLGCWSPYPRAGGSCSGYLISEGETHILVDFGSGCFSRLQRYFDFRRLQAVVISHLHPDHFLDVFTLRYALRASLWNGSRQEKLPLYLPGEPAVEIERLVQYREEFDLHIMEECSGLAINIGDLRLQLCKTEHPVTTFAVRIEGASTLVYSADTAWDPDIIKLAEGADLFLCEASVLEKDKEYVSKAGHLTAHQAGTIAREAGVKRLVITHFFPEYDLKTLRLEAEEGFNGPVELAQEGLRYIF, encoded by the coding sequence ATGGAGTTAAGAGTTTTGGGCTGTTGGTCACCTTATCCGCGGGCCGGAGGGTCGTGTTCCGGCTATTTGATTTCTGAAGGGGAGACCCATATTTTAGTGGATTTTGGAAGCGGGTGTTTTTCCCGCCTGCAGCGTTACTTTGATTTTCGCAGGCTTCAGGCGGTAGTAATTTCTCACCTGCACCCCGATCATTTTTTAGATGTTTTTACCCTGCGTTATGCTCTGCGGGCTAGTTTATGGAATGGATCCCGTCAAGAGAAACTCCCTCTTTACCTGCCTGGTGAACCGGCGGTCGAAATAGAGAGATTGGTTCAATACCGGGAAGAATTTGACCTACATATAATGGAGGAGTGTTCCGGACTAGCTATAAACATAGGGGATTTGCGCCTTCAGTTGTGCAAGACGGAACACCCGGTAACCACCTTTGCCGTACGAATAGAAGGGGCATCGACTTTAGTTTATTCTGCTGATACGGCCTGGGACCCGGACATTATAAAACTGGCTGAAGGTGCTGACTTATTCTTGTGTGAGGCTAGTGTTCTGGAGAAGGACAAGGAATATGTGAGCAAGGCAGGTCACCTGACGGCCCATCAAGCTGGAACTATAGCTCGAGAGGCCGGGGTCAAACGTTTAGTGATCACTCACTTTTTCCCTGAATATGATTTAAAAACTTTACGTTTAGAGGCTGAAGAAGGATTTAACGGGCCTGTCGAATTGGCCCAGGAGGGGCTTCGTTATATCTTTTAA
- a CDS encoding DUF2179 domain-containing protein, whose translation MTWTLVLGYLLIFLARVTDVTLGTLRMLLLVRGQRLVAAFIGFWEVIIYIFALKAVVGQLDQPFSLFFYALGFATGNMAGSLVEAKLAIGYLTVQVITLSRPIELTMKLREEGFGVTVWEGEGREGKHHILNIILCRKHLAKLLDIINNWDEKAFITVFDNRSIQGGFIRRKGK comes from the coding sequence ATGACGTGGACTTTAGTTTTGGGGTATTTATTGATATTTTTAGCCAGGGTTACTGATGTTACCCTTGGTACGTTAAGAATGCTGTTACTGGTTCGAGGGCAACGGCTGGTAGCAGCGTTTATTGGTTTTTGGGAGGTCATAATTTATATTTTTGCCCTGAAAGCAGTGGTTGGACAACTGGACCAACCTTTCAGTTTGTTTTTTTATGCACTCGGTTTTGCTACCGGCAACATGGCTGGCAGCTTAGTGGAAGCTAAATTGGCTATCGGATATTTAACTGTGCAAGTAATAACCTTGTCTCGGCCAATAGAATTGACTATGAAGCTAAGAGAAGAAGGATTTGGCGTTACCGTCTGGGAAGGCGAGGGAAGAGAAGGAAAACATCACATCTTGAATATTATCCTGTGCCGTAAACATTTGGCTAAGCTTCTCGATATTATTAATAATTGGGATGAAAAGGCTTTTATTACTGTTTTTGATAATCGTTCTATTCAGGGTGGTTTTATCAGAAGAAAAGGTAAATAG
- the murI gene encoding glutamate racemase: MSYDHPIGVFDSGVGGLTVFQEILKQLPRERVVYFGDTGHVPYGGRSPEELIRFADSITAFLIEQGVKLILDACNSTSSVALPYLQARYEIPIIGVVEAGVKMALQVTRNGKIGIIATEATIKSGVHRRLILEREPKAEVFGQACPLFVPLVEAGNVDGPETRRVAAEYLFPLKQAGVDTLIFGCTHYPYLAPVVQEIMGKEVALVDPAVETVRQAKEILIRMNKLSEGIKPGFNHTFYVSGSPEQFKRVARQLTGLGLIEEVKQVILD, translated from the coding sequence TTGAGCTATGATCATCCGATAGGTGTTTTTGATTCCGGCGTAGGTGGTTTGACCGTATTTCAGGAGATACTCAAACAATTACCTAGGGAAAGGGTCGTTTATTTTGGCGATACCGGGCATGTTCCTTATGGGGGGCGGTCGCCGGAGGAACTGATTCGCTTTGCCGATTCTATTACCGCCTTCCTGATTGAGCAGGGGGTTAAGCTAATACTGGATGCCTGTAACAGTACTTCTTCGGTAGCTTTACCTTATCTACAGGCTCGTTATGAGATACCTATAATCGGCGTGGTGGAAGCGGGAGTTAAAATGGCTCTCCAGGTGACCAGAAACGGGAAGATAGGTATCATTGCTACCGAGGCGACCATTAAGAGTGGCGTGCACCGGCGGCTTATTTTAGAACGGGAACCTAAGGCAGAAGTTTTCGGTCAGGCCTGCCCGCTTTTTGTTCCTCTGGTGGAAGCAGGCAATGTAGATGGACCGGAAACGCGACGAGTTGCTGCTGAATATCTTTTTCCTCTTAAGCAAGCAGGTGTCGATACCTTGATTTTCGGCTGTACTCACTATCCTTACCTGGCTCCTGTGGTGCAGGAGATCATGGGGAAGGAAGTTGCCCTGGTAGATCCGGCGGTGGAGACAGTGCGACAGGCTAAAGAGATTTTGATTCGAATGAATAAACTTAGTGAAGGGATTAAGCCGGGTTTTAATCACACATTTTATGTGAGCGGCTCGCCGGAACAATTTAAACGTGTTGCCCGACAGCTTACAGGTCTCGGTTTAATAGAAGAGGTAAAACAGGTAATTTTGGACTGA
- a CDS encoding metallophosphoesterase, whose product MGVIPLRIGLLSDTHQDMKNSRLAVTCMGSVDLLLHAGDHYSDALVLAKELNLEVKAVTGNCDFADEILEQVFELKGKKFLLTHGHLYGVKTGYQRLYYRAKELKVDVVVFGHTHIPENRVVDDILLVNPGSISRPRVTREGTFGIMEYKGREWAVHIKKLSRKE is encoded by the coding sequence ATGGGGGTAATTCCGCTGAGAATAGGCCTTTTGAGTGATACCCATCAAGATATGAAGAACAGCAGGCTGGCTGTAACCTGTATGGGTAGCGTTGATTTATTGCTGCACGCTGGAGATCATTATAGTGATGCGCTTGTTTTGGCAAAGGAATTGAATCTCGAGGTCAAAGCCGTGACCGGAAACTGTGATTTTGCAGATGAAATATTAGAGCAAGTTTTTGAATTGAAAGGGAAAAAGTTTTTACTCACTCACGGTCACCTTTATGGTGTGAAAACGGGATACCAGCGGCTTTACTACCGGGCTAAAGAATTGAAAGTGGATGTAGTAGTGTTTGGACATACCCATATTCCTGAAAACCGGGTAGTAGATGATATCCTTTTAGTAAATCCGGGAAGTATCAGCCGGCCTCGTGTGACAAGGGAAGGGACTTTTGGGATTATGGAGTACAAGGGCAGAGAATGGGCGGTACATATTAAGAAATTAAGCAGGAAAGAGTAA